The DNA sequence CAAGATCAACACCACTTTCACAATCTGTAAACTGTTGAGCTAGAGGAATACCTGTTTCATCATCTTCACTTCCGCAATCTGCTACCTCAGCCTTAGCAGCAAGCTTCATCTCTCGTGTGATCAACTCCGCGAGATCGGGTCGTTCCGCGTTCTTGTAAGCCTTGACCACTGCCTTCACCAACGCCTCACTAGGCGCGATCTCCCCGTGTTTCAACTAGGAGTGGGATGATACGatataccttattaaatcgaccataccttataccttacttttacctccggtatggagaaaattcatacatttaccttacctttacctacggtataccttaaatacggtatggagaatatacaaaatctttaccgtacctttatatcggtataccttaccgaattttggtataccgcactttaacggtatacagtaatatcaatattaattataactatgctattatatacatagatgttacacgtcagatgtataatttattgtagaacaataatcttagttatatagtactctctccgtcccaaacgaaatgtcctgtttccttttttggcaatacacactctttatgcacatttcttaatctccgtgccgaaaagaaataggacatttcgtttggaacagagggagtatattataactatgttatgatatcaatataaataattcagttatattaattatataacttacatactatattatattttattcacttttatatcatttgatgatatttatattcgcatacttgtataataaataattcatgtaatatatagtaaattatatagatgttataagttacatataatttatatgttagacgtaatattatgtataatataatactaatattataactatgctattatatatgtaactattataagttagatgtataatctattgtaaaacaataattttagttatatattataactatatactataatatcaaaataaataattttattttattgtatgactTTTACTATATactatactttatttatttttgtatcatttgatgatattaataaattcatgtacaattgtatatattcacataatatagattatatacatcattttataaaattaataaatatttttaaaaatataaacataaaaatatatattatatattttaaaactatagattttgatacgatatataccgcgattttcggtataccaatatatacggacaactgcagtatatcagaataaggtattgtaccttattaccggtataccgaatattaaggtataccagaataaggtatgataccgcatcaccggtatatacagtaatattcggtataccagTAATACGGTATTATATCGTGTTtcggtatatacctttaatacggtatttattgattttttcggtataCACCGGTATACCGCGGTATTTGGAAAatccatacctttaccttaccgtaaatcttcagtacggtatcataccttaccaaaaaaatcggtataccttaaattcgaTATTTTACGGTATTTTACGGTACGGTATGACCGGTATACCGAGTTTTCGTTATATTTTCCCAGCCCTAGTTTCAACTGGTTGTGTACACGCTTCGCCCCCTCGATCATCCCAGCCTTCCCGTAACAAAGCACAAGATAGATCAAGGTCACAATGTAGGGATCGACCCCTTCATCCCGCATCCTCATCAACATCTTCAACGTGTTGTCTACCTTCGCAGCGTTGTAAGACTCGATCTCCCTCAACCTTACTTCCTCTTCCCTAAAGATCCCACACCATTCGAGTGCGTAGACATGCAACCCTACAATGGAGAAAATAGTGGTCACCACTGCCTGCTTGGCAAACGGCCTCTTCTTGTGGTAGGAGCCTTTGATATCGCGCACTGTCTTAGCTGGGACGCCTCCCATCTTCAAGACCGTGAACAGGACCTTGAATGTCTTCTCGTTCGGGGCAATGTTCCCAACCACCACCATCTCGTGCAGCAGCTTGCCACACTCGACCTGCTGGCCGTGTGCAGCATAGAAGGCCATGACTTTGTTGTAGCCAACACAGTCTCTCAATAAGCCCGACTGCTTCATCTCCTCCGCGACCTCAATGGCTGAGTCGAGCATCCACATGTTCTTGTAGACGAGAATCATGGTCGCAAAGGTAACCCCATCagccaaatctctctctctcagatgATCATACATCGCCTCTGCCTCAGAGAGCATTCCTTCCCAATTCAGCGTACACATTGAGCATGCTGTTAGATGCTACAATATCAGGCTCCCCCTTGAACGCCTTCAACCTCTCGTACATCCCCTTCGCCCCCTCTACGGACCTGATTCTACCATAAGCCTTCATCATGGAAGTCAAGATCACTTGGTTAGGTGAAATCCCAGAAGCCTCCATGGCCTTGAAACACTCATTTGCTTCCTCAAACTTGCCATCCTCTGCAAACGTATCAATCAACGAGCCATACACAATTTTGTTAGGTTTCGCATCCAACAGCAACATCTGTTGCAACAAATCAACTACATTAGAGAAGCTCTTCTTCTCTGCAAAACTAGCAATCACAGCAGAGAACGTTGAGCACGAAGGCTTGAGCCTTCCATCCATCATTTCATTCAACAATTCCCTAGCTTTATCCTCTAAACCACCTGCAGCAAGCATTTGGAGATCGAGTTGTACGTGCACTCATCCGGCCACGGCCCTTGTTTCCTCATGCTCTTGAAAAGTGAAATCGCTTTGTGATACATTTGAGCCTTACCATAAGCTTTAATCATCACATTATACTTCAAAACATCCCTCTTCTTCCCAAATCCATCTCTTTCGCCACAAAACAAAGCCTCAGCTTCAACCCAAAGTCCATTCTCAGCATAAACATTAATGATAGCTGCATATATCCTCGACGAAAGGCCACCACTTGACTGAGACCTCGCAATCAACCACTTGACCCTCTCATGCCTTCCAACACCAacattagggatggcaatctacccgcgggtagtggATATCCGTGAAAACTCGAacccattagggtgggtttggataccatttgatatccacggatagtttcgtgggtacaattcactatccatttagttcgtgggtatgggtttggatacttactatccatacccgcgaaacccgtttacccgcgaaaaatacccgccaattacccgtcaattatccgtcaattacccgtcaaatatccacaaaaaattctataaaatatgggctttaaatacatattttgagattatgggctagtattttatattttaaaataggcccaaacaatAAGGCCCAAAGTCTAATACTGAGCTAAATGAAAGAATGGAAGCTTTTGGACTtgtcttgaagatgaagaaagagttcaatgaagagggttctatttctactgtcgagcaattatagacattgttctttgttggattttatattttagttgatgaatttgaacattgttcttggtgaatttgaatttaaacattgttctttgtggatttgaactatgctatttgtgttgatttttttttttctattaaatttgttgtaaatttatatttaaattctatttcgtgggtatccaacggatagtgggtatccggcggatagcgggtatccgtcggatagtgggtgacggatacccgtcggatagcgggtttcacggatacccgacgggtagcgggtatccgcgggtagcgggtttggataccatttgatatccatggatagtttcgtgggtagcaaccactatccatttagttcgtgggtatgggtatgggtatggatagtcactatccgtacccgtcgtacccgattgccatccctaaccAACATACATCTTAGCAAGCAATGGTAGAGAGCTCCCATCAATGCAATTCTCGAATCTCTCCATTTCTCGAATCACAGATTCGACTTCTTCAACCATATTTCGTTCAGTCAATATCTTGATCACAGCTCTATGCGTTTCATCATCGGGGAAAAGACCAACCTCCCTAATCTTCCTAAAGCACTCTAGGGCTGCATCTATATCCCCTAAATCAGCATACATCTTAAGAAAAATGTTATACGTCTTTGTGTCCGGCTTAATACATCCTTCCTTCATTGCATCAAGCAAAGCCTCAGCCTCAGACAAATGCCCCTCACTCCCACAGATGAAGATCATCGTGTTAAATGTGAAAAAATCCAATGCCACACCAGCCTTCAACATATCAGAGAAGACACCCACAGCCTCCTCCAAACGCCCTGCCTTCCCATACAAATCTATGAGCGTGTCATAAGTAGTCGTGAGGCGTGGCTTCCTCACATCACCAAAATCAGAACAAGACCGTGATCTCCCCCCACTCCGGAAAAGCTCAGTCAGCAAGAATTGTTTCAAACTCATCATAACTTCCTCATCACCATCAATATCATGATCATCCAACTCAACTCTCCCAACACACCAATCCTTATAGAATCTATCCGCCCTATCAAACTCCCCCGCGTCCTTCAACACCTTCACGACAGTGGACATCGTCACCTCATCCGGGAAAAGCCCCATCAACTTCATGTGCTTGATCCACAAAAGGGCCTCCTTCACCAACCTCTGTTAGTCAAAGGGCTAGTGCATAGCTCTAccaagcatttaatgcttctacAATTTTTCCTTCAAGATTTGCGGCAATACAATGTATTTCAACATTTGCTGCAACAATACTATTCATATGGAGACTAACACTATTCCAGTTTTTTTGCTATAAATTGAAGTGCTTCACAGCAGGTTGAGACCATCCCAACACCACCTAGCAGAAGTGttatttgctagagagagagagagaaaaatcttgtgagagaaaacttcagtgtggaagttatacacgagtgataaaagtggtttgagagatagcctctgcgtaggcagatacaaaatacagtgtggtatttttgttgtaatcctccttttgagattctctaatatattgatgtgggtccgtggacgtaggcaatttggccgaaccacgttaaaaatatcggtgtcattttttgtcgtttcatatcggtcgatatctaaaatattgcgtcacactagatccaaggcggaattagttgcgtctaatttcccaacaactggaatcagagccacgttggtggcgaaaatattttttcttgcGCTggtactattcacgtgaatagtgaatTCATGAATAGTAAATTTGCGAACAGTGTTTCGTGCGCAAACAGTcggtaattattcttttaaaattcttagtatgctctgtggttgcagtgtaaactgaacctccacatcagaaatgaattttttgagaaaattatcgtGTTTTCTgatcgagtgggagcaatgtcgacagacgataaaatttccaaaatttataaattcaatggtgtgaattttggattttggaaaatgcaaatggaggATTACTTGTATCAAAAGGACCTGTATAAGCCCTTGAAAGAAAATCCAGAAGACATGAAGGAGGACGAGTGTGAGGTGCTTGATCGAAAGGCACTCGGCACAATCAGACTGACCTTGTCAAAGTCAGTCGCCTTCAATATAAAACATGAGAAGACAACAGCGTCTCTCATGAAAGCTCTATCCAGCATGTACGAGCATCCATCTGCAGCAAATAAAGTTCATTTGATCAAGAAATTGTTCAATATGAAAATGACAGAAAGCGGAAGATTTGGAGAACATTTGAACGAGTTCAACGAAGTGACGGACCAACTTACAACGGTGGacatcaaatttgatgatgatGTCCGGGCTTTGTTAATACTTGGGCAGTTACCTGAGAGCTGGAATGGCACAGTTACGACCATTAGCAATTCTGCTGGTAAGTCCAAAATGAAGTTCGATGATGTCGTGAGCATGATCTTAACCGAGGAGATCAGGAGGCAGTCAGATATAGCCTCCACTTCAGGTGCCGCTTTAAATGCAGAAAGCAGAGGCAGAAACTTAAACAGAAGTCAAGGGCGTCGACAGAGCAAGTCAAGGAATGGCAGGCAGAGCTCCAGGATccacaagaattccaacaaatcaaagtctgTCGAATGTTGGAACTGTGGTCAGGTCGGACACTACAGAACGCAATGTAAAGTACCTTCAAAAGGAAACGAGAAAATGACCGAagccaatgttgtggctgaagaagaaggcgatgccTTGATATGCTCCATGGAGAAAAGGGCCGAGTATTAGGTCATAGACTCTGGAGCATCTTTCCATGCCACGTCGAATCGAAATTCCTTCATAAATTACATGTCGGGAAATTTTGGAGAAGTATATCTTGGAGATGATCATCCATGCAGCGTGGTGGGCATAGGAGAAGTACAGATCAAACTCAATGGATCTGTATGGAAATTGAAAGACGTGAGACACATTCCAGAGTTGAGGAAGAACTTGATCTCTGTCAAGCAATTGTcaagagaaggatgtgatacacacttctcaactgattattggaaaatcactaagggcgcaatgattcttgcacgtggcaaggatactggcagcctatacacaacgatgaatgcgtgtgtgacaattgcagttgctgatagcaagaagaatgcaaatttgtggcaccaaagacttgggcacatgagccagaaaaggctcaagtatatgcattcgaaagggaaactaccagagcttcagtctgttgatatagacttttgcgaaagttgtatcttcgggaagcagaagagggtgagtttcaATACCATTGGTAGAACTCCGAAGTAAGTAAAGCTTGAATTAgtccacacagatgtttggggCCCAGCACCAGTTTCATCCATTGGCGGAAAGTCTTACTTTGTGACTTTCATCGATGACCACTCGAGAAAGGTGTGGGTTTACTTCTTGAGACACAAGTCAGAGGTGTTTGAGGCAttcaagaagtggaaggccatggtggagaatgaaactggcttacggataaagaagttgagatccgataatggtggagaatacgaagatatggcgttcaagaaattttgttaccaGGACGGCATCAAGTTAGAGAGGACGTTGCCAGGgacaccacaacaaaatggagttgcagaacgtATGAACCGGACGTTGACAGAAAGAGCTAGGAGCATGAGGATACATGCAGGACTGCTAACACAATTTTGGGCAGAAGTTGTCAACACAGCGACATATCTCATTAACCATGGGCCATCTGTACCATTGGAGTACAGAATACCTGAGGAAGTTTGGAGCGGCAAAGAAAATAAACTTTCTCAC is a window from the Salvia miltiorrhiza cultivar Shanhuang (shh) unplaced genomic scaffold, IMPLAD_Smil_shh fragScaff_scaffold_132_2, whole genome shotgun sequence genome containing:
- the LOC131002400 gene encoding LOW QUALITY PROTEIN: pentatricopeptide repeat-containing protein At1g73710 (The sequence of the model RefSeq protein was modified relative to this genomic sequence to represent the inferred CDS: inserted 4 bases in 3 codons; deleted 1 base in 1 codon; substituted 1 base at 1 genomic stop codon) — protein: MSFMGFMGSSTELQFSAQISASSSSPCKLHTLCSPTNSKLFWGFNSHKNHLNLNDFPKIPNAQKKIHTTWGFSXGFKLQCRVNSANNGEKKKKKKYGGVLPSVLQALEGGRDVERILDSYCGKLSPKEQTMILKEQSRWDKVVRVFEWFKSQQDYXPNVIHYNVVLRALGRAQKWDELRLCWIEMVEKGVVATKNTYGMLLDVYGKARLVKEALLWIKHMKLMGLFPDEVTMSTVVKVLKDAGEFDRADRFYKDWCVGRVELDDHDIDGDEEVMMSLKQFLLTELFRSGGRSRSCSDFGDVRKPRLTTTYDTLIDLYGKAGRLEEAVGVFSDMLKAGVALDFFTFNTMIFICGSEGHLSEAEALLDAMKEGCIKPDTKTYNIFLKMYADLGDIDAALECFRKIREVGLFPDDETHRAVIKILTERNMVEEVESVIREMERFENCIDGSSLPLLAKMYVGXGWHERVKWLIARSQSSGGLSSRIYAAIINVYAENGLWVEAEALFCGERDGFGKKRDVLKYNVMIKAYGKAQMYHKAISLFKSMRKQGPWPDECTYNSXLQMLAAGGLEDKARELLNEMMDGRLKPSCSTFSAVIASFAEKKSFSNVVDLLQQMLLLDAKPNKIVYGSLIDTFAEDGKFEEANECFKAMEASGISPNQVILTSMMKAYGRIRSVEGAKGMYERLKAFKGEPDIVASNSMLNVYAELGGMLSEAEAMYDHLRERDLADGVTFATMILVYKNMWMLDSAIEVAEEMKQSGLLRDCVGYNKVMAFYAAHGQQVECGKLLHEMVVVGNIAPNEKTFKVLFTVLKMGGVPAKTVRDIKGSYHKKRPFAKQAVVTTIFSIVGLHVYALEWCGIFREEEVRLREIESYNAAKVDNTLKMLMRMRDEGVDPYIVTLIYLVLCYGKAGMIEGAKRVHNQLKLGLGKYNENSLKHGEIAPSEALVKAVVKAYKNAERPDLAELITREMKLAAKAEVADCGSEDDETGIPLAQQFTDCESGVDLES